Part of the Fusobacterium perfoetens genome is shown below.
TAATCTACTAAGGGCAAGATAGCCTCTAAATTCTTCAAAGTTTCTATATATCTCTTTTCAATTACATCTTCAGGAATATCGTGTCCCCCTCTTTTAACCCTATTTTTAACCCTTTGTTTTGCTATTTCAGGAGAATCAACTCCAACATAATAAAGATGAATTGTATATCCTTTCTCCTTAATTTCTTTTATAGCTTTTATAATATTTTTTCCAGTAAGAGTTGTTTCTTGGTTAAAAGATATATTTTTTTCAACACATTCTTTACGAAGTTTTAAAGCCATTTTTCCTGCTCTTACCTGGTCTTGGTTACTTCTCCAATCTCCTATATTTCTTACAATTTCATCAGTATTTATTCTAACTCCTAAATCTAACGTTGGTGTAATTGTATTATAAAGAGTTGATTTTCCAGCTCCATTCACTCCTGCAAAAATCACATAATTTGGCATTAAAATACTCCTTTTGTTATTAATTTTTGTTGAAGTAATTGAGTTTTCCATTCTTCTAATTTTAAATAAAGTTTCTTTTCATCATCAGATTTGGCATTTTCTACCATTTTATTTATATCGTAAGTTGATAATTTTAAAATATACTCATATAAATTTTCTGCATTTTTTAAATCTTTCATTTTCTCACCAACCTTTTTATATTATAATATAAAATTATTTTTGACTTTTTTTAATTTATTTGTAGTTAACTTTATTTTATTATCTCTTGAATACATTGTATAATTTATTTGCTAGTTTGTCAAAGTAAAATAAAAAGGCAAGTTATAAACTTACCCTTTCTATAATTATCATTCGCCTTTACGGTAGCGAGACACCCATATCTTTGTATAATAATTATACCTTTTTTTCATAAAAAGTAAAAATTTTTTTTGAGATTTAGTGTTAGAAATTGAAAATTGCCCACTTAAAATTACTTTGTAATTTTTGAAATTGGAGCTTCTTCCCATAATTTTTTCCCTTTTTTAAAAAGTAATTATATATTATTTTACCTTAAAATAAAAAATATACATAAAAGGAATATTTTTAAAATTATTATTTTAGGAAATAAAAAATATTCTGAGAGGTTAATAAAAGAGTAAAATAAAAGCTCCCAAAATATTGAGAGCATCTATTCTAAGCTTAAATTTTTTAAATATTACTTTTTATCTTAACTTTATCTGAAAATAATTTTTGAACTCCCAACAAATAGTTCTTCTTCTTTTAATAAATTCTCTAAATTCCATTTTTTATCTAAATTTTCTATTTCATCTTTTGAAAGAAAATTTTTTTCATCCACTAAGTTAATTTTATTTTCAAATAAAAGATTTTTTATTTCTTCTTCAGATAAATTTCCAGATAAACCTTCTTTGTAGTTTTCAAAAGCTTCTTTAAAATCTTTAATGGAAAATTCTTTTGAATTGTCTATTCTTTTTAGTAAATTTTTTATTATTTTGGAATTATCATAATTAAATAATTCGTCACCACTTTTAAATTTTGAAAAAATTTCTTTTGAAAATTCAACAGAATGTTTAAATTTAAGTTTTTCAAACCCTTCATTTTGAATATCATAATTTTTATCTAAAGGATCAACTATAAAATATCCTTTTTGCTTGTAACAACGTGTAAAAGGTTGATATCCTATTGGATAAATTTTTAGTTTATCTAATTCCAAAAAGTCAATATTTTTTTTTATATATAGATATCCATAAGGTTCTTTCTTTATATCTTCCTCACATAAAGGTCTATATTTTTCTGATTTTTTATCGTAAATACATGTTGCAAAAAATAATGCTACAGCAAGCCTATCTGTTATATCTATTAAATTAGTAGCAAGTCCATAGTGTTGAGCAATTGCATATCCAAATACATCTCCAAAAATAGACCACTCTTGTACCTGCTTTAATTTATCTAATTCTTTAGAAAAGTGTATAACTTTTAAAGAACTTTTAAATTTTTCTAACTCAATATTATCACAATTATTTTGATTCAACACTCTATTAAGAGAAGAATTACTTTTTTTATATAGAGCATTTTCACCTCTAAAATAATAATTTTTCATTCCATATCTGATAACCTTTCCATGAGGATATGGGATTATATGCCCATTTATATTTCCTTGATTAAAAAATTCAGATAAAATATCTTTTCTATTTCCTTTCAATAAAATTTCTTTTGAAAGATCTGGATTTTCTTTTCTATATTTAGTGTATTCTAAATTATACTTTTCTTGCTCTTCATCCAAATAAAGATTTTTTTTTAAAATTTCCAAACTTATTTCTTTCATATTTCTCCTTAATATTTTTAATTTTACTATTCTTATTTATAAAAATTTATCTTAATATTAATTGATGTTATAGTTATACTTTATTTCATTAAAGAAGTCAAGTTCTTTATTTTAAGATAAAAAAGAGGTCAAAATTTTCTGACCTCTCTTTGTTCGCATTATTAAACAACTTTAATTATTTTTGATAGCCATTTCTTTTTGCATTTGCGATACAATCTACTTTATTAGAATACCCTTGAGAAGAAGAGCCAACAATCCTTCCATTAGGTGCAGTTCTTCTCCAACGCCACTCTCCTTTGGTATCACGATAAAACTCCCATTTATCTTCCATTGTTATTTTCACCTCCCTATTTATTGTATTCTATTTTTTTAATAAAAATAATTATTCTATATTACATTAGAGATATTCAGAAGAATAAATTTTTAATTAACTTTTTTATTATGTTCTTTCTTTATTTTAATATTTTCTTTTAATAAATTTCTAAAATTCTTATTTAATAAGAAAATTAAAGTTATAGCTATTAAAGAAATACTTGATATTTTTACAGCATAGACTATCCAAGATAACCAAGAAGTAATATTTTCTTGAATAAACGGTTTTGTTATAAAATTAAGACTTATTAAAGAAATAATCACAAGAATTAAATAATTCCCATAAACTTTAATATATTCTTTCCAGTCTTTATTAAAACATCTTTCAAACACTAAAATAGGTTTATAAATTAGTATAACTGTGATGTTTGAAACAATAGTTCCAATTATTACTCCATCTAGTCCCAATTTTAATCCAAGTATAATTGATACAACTAAATTTATCACACTTTCTAAAATAGGGGATTTTATATCATCAAAAAAACCCGCTCCTTCTTTAAATTTATCTAAAATTCCTCTAAATAAATTAACCCAAAGATTAAAGCAAATCAACTCTATAGTAAAATTACTTAAAAGTATTGTTTCAACTAACCAAAGATTAACAAAACTATTAATCAAAACATACATACAATATGTGAAAACAGTTGCAATAAAACAGTAAAAAATATTAAATTTTTTTAAACTTTCATAAATTTCTATTTTATTGTGCTTAGCTATAAAATTTCCTATCTTTGGAGAAAGAACATTTGTTAAAATATCTATTATAGTTTTTAGAGTTTGAACTATCATTTGATAACTAGCATAAATCCCAACTATTTCTAAGGAAGTAAATTTCGATATAAGAATTAAATCAGTATTAAAAACTACTAGTCCTCCTATTTTATGCCAAAATAAATTTTTAATATCATTTTTTATTCCGTTAAATTTTTCTTTTGTTTTTATTATAAATGAATATTTTTTCTTATAATGAAATCTAAAGAATACCCATTGAACTAAATTGTCCAAAATTAATAAAATAATGTAAATAAAAAAAGAATGATATTTTATAATACAAATTATCTGTAATAGTTGAAATAAAGACTTTGAAATTGATTGCACACTTCTAACATATAAAAATTCTTGGTTAGCTGTAAATAAAATAACATATTTTATAAATAAATAAGTTGAAACTGTATTCAAAACATATAAAACCCAATAGAAATAAATTTCATTAGAAAAATTTGATACTTTCGTAAAAAATGGTATTATAGGAATACATAAAGCTCCCAATATTATTAGTAAAACAGCTATTTTATTATAAATATTATCGATCGTGTTAATTACAATACTTATATTTTTATAATCTTTTTCTGCTAAAGGCTTATAAAGAGCAAAAGCAGAAGCACTTCCAAGACCCATTTCTATAATATTAAGGTATGCTAAAAGTTGAGTAAAAAGCTTCATTATACCTAAAGTTTCTAGTCCCATATATTGTACAAAATATCTATTTTGAATAAATAAAACAGCATTAGACAAAACTGTTAATATAAAATTAATTAAAACTTCTTTTTTCAAATTTATTCTCCAATTTCTTGTGTATTAAATAATGAATTATTATAAATAAAAAATAGAAAGATAAATATTTAATGTTTGGAAAATAAGAATCTCTACTCATATAATAAATATGTGGCAAAATTATTAAATAACCCCCCATATTCAATTCACTTTTTTTTCTATTTAAAAATAAAATTCCAATAATAAAACCTAACATAAACATTAAAATAATAAATATTATTTTTGAATCTAAAGCAATAACTTCCCCTAAAAAACTACCTCCTATTCCTTCTCCATTTAAATATCTTTGAGGAGATAAAAAATAACTTAAACTATGAGATAAAACTCCACTTTGTCCATTTAAAATTGTATTACCTTCTTCAGTAGTAAAGCTTAGTATACTAAATTGTATAACATCTTTTAATTCGTTTTTAAATTTTATAATTGTTCCTAAAACATTTATACTTACTCCTTGTTGATTAAAAAAGGAAAAAAATAATTTGTTTAAATTAAAACTTAAACCACTTCTAAATTGATTTATATATTGAGAGAAAGTAATAACAAACATTGTAATCCCACTAATTAATAAATAATTAATCTTCTTCTCATATTCAGTAAAATAATAAGTTATAACAACTAAAATTCTAATTATAAATCTTCCTCTACTACCAGATAGAGCTTCTAAAAATCCAATAAATAAATACTGAAAAGATATTATTAAAAAAATTTTTTTTGAAGGTTTAGTCAATAAAAAAAGGATATAACTTATTTCAGAAAAAGTACCACTTCCTTTAGTAAAAAAAGGATAAGTAATTTTTTCTCTATAAAGAGCTAAGTATCCTTTTTTTTCTATAAAATTATATAGAATAATTTTTTTATACGAACTCAAGAAGAAAAATATTTCAAAAAAGACAATATAAATCTTTCTTAATACAAAATCTATATTTGAAATTTTATATTCTTTTATTTTCATAGTTCTGCTGCACAAAAAGTTTCCTACAAGAAAACCTAAATTAATAAAAAGAATAGCGAAAATAATAACTTTAAATAATTCTATTTGTTCTATTCCTTTTAAAGAAAAATTAATAAATCTATCCATTGACATAACATCTCTTAAGTTAAATAAATCAAGAAGAAATCTTCCACCCAAAAAAATAAAGAAAGTTCCTAAGAATATATTATACGGTTGAAAAAAAGAAATTAAAATAGTTCCACATAATAAAGAAAAACCTAAAATAGACAAGAACTGAAAATCTAAAAACTTTCTAAAAAATAAATTATATGAGTTTTCATTATTATATAGATAAAAAAATTCTATAAAAAGCAAACATATTAAAATAAAATTGATTTTTATTAAATTTATAATTTTTATTTTATTTTTCATTTTTATCCCCTAATTTTTGAATTA
Proteins encoded:
- a CDS encoding zeta toxin family protein, with protein sequence MPNYVIFAGVNGAGKSTLYNTITPTLDLGVRINTDEIVRNIGDWRSNQDQVRAGKMALKLRKECVEKNISFNQETTLTGKNIIKAIKEIKEKGYTIHLYYVGVDSPEIAKQRVKNRVKRGGHDIPEDVIEKRYIETLKNLEAILPLVDYAKIYDNSGIYKLCYTKFGSEYIKVCEEVPEWLKQILK
- a CDS encoding GNAT family acetyltransferase: MKDLKNAENLYEYILKLSTYDINKMVENAKSDDEKKLYLKLEEWKTQLLQQKLITKGVF
- a CDS encoding FRG domain-containing protein, encoding MKEISLEILKKNLYLDEEQEKYNLEYTKYRKENPDLSKEILLKGNRKDILSEFFNQGNINGHIIPYPHGKVIRYGMKNYYFRGENALYKKSNSSLNRVLNQNNCDNIELEKFKSSLKVIHFSKELDKLKQVQEWSIFGDVFGYAIAQHYGLATNLIDITDRLAVALFFATCIYDKKSEKYRPLCEEDIKKEPYGYLYIKKNIDFLELDKLKIYPIGYQPFTRCYKQKGYFIVDPLDKNYDIQNEGFEKLKFKHSVEFSKEIFSKFKSGDELFNYDNSKIIKNLLKRIDNSKEFSIKDFKEAFENYKEGLSGNLSEEEIKNLLFENKINLVDEKNFLSKDEIENLDKKWNLENLLKEEELFVGSSKIIFR
- a CDS encoding YegP family protein → MEDKWEFYRDTKGEWRWRRTAPNGRIVGSSSQGYSNKVDCIANAKRNGYQK
- a CDS encoding lipopolysaccharide biosynthesis protein encodes the protein MKKEVLINFILTVLSNAVLFIQNRYFVQYMGLETLGIMKLFTQLLAYLNIIEMGLGSASAFALYKPLAEKDYKNISIVINTIDNIYNKIAVLLIILGALCIPIIPFFTKVSNFSNEIYFYWVLYVLNTVSTYLFIKYVILFTANQEFLYVRSVQSISKSLFQLLQIICIIKYHSFFIYIILLILDNLVQWVFFRFHYKKKYSFIIKTKEKFNGIKNDIKNLFWHKIGGLVVFNTDLILISKFTSLEIVGIYASYQMIVQTLKTIIDILTNVLSPKIGNFIAKHNKIEIYESLKKFNIFYCFIATVFTYCMYVLINSFVNLWLVETILLSNFTIELICFNLWVNLFRGILDKFKEGAGFFDDIKSPILESVINLVVSIILGLKLGLDGVIIGTIVSNITVILIYKPILVFERCFNKDWKEYIKVYGNYLILVIISLISLNFITKPFIQENITSWLSWIVYAVKISSISLIAITLIFLLNKNFRNLLKENIKIKKEHNKKVN
- the wzy gene encoding O-antigen polysaccharide polymerase Wzy, producing the protein MKNKIKIINLIKINFILICLLFIEFFYLYNNENSYNLFFRKFLDFQFLSILGFSLLCGTILISFFQPYNIFLGTFFIFLGGRFLLDLFNLRDVMSMDRFINFSLKGIEQIELFKVIIFAILFINLGFLVGNFLCSRTMKIKEYKISNIDFVLRKIYIVFFEIFFFLSSYKKIILYNFIEKKGYLALYREKITYPFFTKGSGTFSEISYILFLLTKPSKKIFLIISFQYLFIGFLEALSGSRGRFIIRILVVITYYFTEYEKKINYLLISGITMFVITFSQYINQFRSGLSFNLNKLFFSFFNQQGVSINVLGTIIKFKNELKDVIQFSILSFTTEEGNTILNGQSGVLSHSLSYFLSPQRYLNGEGIGGSFLGEVIALDSKIIFIILMFMLGFIIGILFLNRKKSELNMGGYLIILPHIYYMSRDSYFPNIKYLSFYFLFIIIHYLIHKKLENKFEKRSFN